One window of Microbacterium sp. Root61 genomic DNA carries:
- a CDS encoding VIT1/CCC1 transporter family protein, producing the protein MTQTTHDGESHVEGIGQRLNWLRAGVLGANDGIVSVASLVVGVAGASSDNAALLTAGVAGLVGGAISMALGEYVSVSSQRDSEKALIDKEARELREMPDEELEELTQLYRDRGLSDDTARQVAVELTAHDALTAHLEVELHIDRNDLVSPWQAAVSSAVSFTLGALLPLLAILLPPPEWRVPVTFVAVLLALALTGTVSAHLGGSGKGRATLRLVVGGALALIVTWGIGSLLGTTGVV; encoded by the coding sequence ATGACGCAAACCACGCACGACGGCGAGTCCCATGTCGAAGGGATCGGGCAACGGCTGAACTGGCTGCGCGCGGGGGTCCTGGGGGCCAATGACGGCATCGTCTCGGTCGCGTCGCTCGTCGTCGGTGTCGCGGGCGCCTCGAGTGACAACGCCGCGCTGCTGACCGCCGGAGTCGCGGGTCTCGTGGGCGGTGCGATCTCCATGGCGCTCGGCGAATACGTGTCGGTGAGCAGCCAGCGCGACAGCGAGAAGGCCCTCATCGACAAGGAGGCCCGCGAGTTGCGCGAGATGCCCGACGAGGAGTTGGAGGAGCTGACCCAGCTCTACCGCGACCGCGGACTCAGCGACGACACGGCCCGGCAAGTGGCCGTCGAACTCACGGCGCACGATGCCCTGACCGCGCACCTCGAGGTCGAACTGCACATCGACCGCAACGACCTGGTGAGTCCGTGGCAGGCGGCCGTGTCATCCGCGGTGTCGTTCACCCTCGGTGCCCTGCTCCCGCTGCTGGCGATCCTGCTGCCTCCGCCGGAGTGGCGGGTTCCGGTCACCTTCGTCGCGGTCCTGCTGGCGCTCGCGCTGACCGGCACGGTCTCGGCGCACCTCGGTGGAAGCGGGAAGGGCCGGGCCACCCTGCGACTGGTGGTCGGCGGCGCGCTCGCGCTGATAGTCACGTGGGGGATCGGGTCACTGCTGGGCACGACCGGCGTCGTCTGA
- a CDS encoding DUF3566 domain-containing protein, with amino-acid sequence MSTVADKLAKKSTHKTSAKQVRLRLVYVDFWSAVKLSFLAAVALAVVTVVTFFLVFMVVQTTGLIDKVDEFFQSFSGDISITTFIGLPQVMAFAAIVAILNLIVVTVLGAVVAGIYNLAVKVTGGLLVGFTSN; translated from the coding sequence ATGAGCACAGTAGCCGACAAGCTCGCAAAGAAGTCCACCCATAAGACGAGCGCCAAGCAGGTCCGCCTCCGCTTGGTCTACGTGGACTTCTGGTCCGCCGTGAAGCTCTCCTTCCTCGCGGCGGTGGCCCTCGCGGTCGTCACCGTGGTGACGTTCTTCCTGGTCTTCATGGTCGTCCAGACCACCGGACTGATCGACAAGGTCGACGAGTTCTTCCAGAGCTTTTCGGGCGACATCTCGATCACGACGTTCATCGGCCTGCCACAGGTCATGGCGTTCGCCGCGATCGTCGCGATCCTCAACCTGATCGTGGTCACCGTGCTCGGCGCCGTGGTCGCCGGCATCTACAACCTCGCGGTCAAGGTCACCGGCGGACTGCTGGTCGGCTTCACCTCGAACTGA
- the gyrA gene encoding DNA gyrase subunit A: MTDDEQRPDATPAHNHGHIDQVDLQSEMQRSYLDYAMSVIVGRALPRVEDGLKPVHRRVIYGMYDGGFRPDKSFSKCARVVGEVMGQYHPHGDAPIYDALVRLVQPWSLRYPLALGQGNFGSPGNQGAAAPRYTETKMAPLALEMVRDIEEDTVDFQDNYDGQTQEPVVLPARFPNLLVNGSVGIAVGMATNIPPHNLREVSAGALWSLQNPDASREELLEALMERIPGPDFPTAAQILGTRGIKDAYRTGRGSITMRAVVNVEEVQGRTCLVITELPYQVNPDNVAVKISDLAREGKITGIADIRDESSGRTGQRLVIVLKRDAVAKVVLNNLYKHTQLQENFGANMLAIVDGVPRTLPLDGFISHWVDHQINVIVRRTQFRLRKAEERIHILRGLLKALDALDEVIALIRRSPTVDDARGGLKDLLEIDDAQAEAILQMQLRRLAALERQKILDDAMELEMQIADFLAILADPMRQRTIIQEELTTIVDRFGDDRRTEILYGYEGGMTNEDLIPEEEMVLTVTRDGYIKRTRSDNYRQQHRGGKGVKGAQLRADDVVEHFFVTTTHHWLLFFTNKGRVYRTKTYEVPEAGRDAKGQHVANLLALQPDEEIAQILDIRDYSVAQYLVLATRGGLVKKTRLTEYDTNRQGGVIAIRLREGDEVTSALLVDEGDDILLISRHGMSLRFTATDDSLRPMGRSTEGVKGMSFRASDSLLSASVVQEDGFVFVVTEGGYAKRTEVGQYRVQSRGGLGIKVARLTDDRGDLAGGLIVSEDDEVLVVLASGKVVRSAVAEVPAKGRDTMGVVFARAGDDDKIIAIARNGERGLTEAAEAAADEESSAAVASSDTPEESTDA, translated from the coding sequence ATGACTGACGACGAACAGCGTCCCGACGCCACCCCCGCGCACAACCACGGGCACATCGACCAGGTCGACCTGCAGTCCGAGATGCAGCGCAGCTACCTCGACTACGCGATGAGCGTCATCGTCGGTCGTGCGCTGCCGCGCGTGGAAGACGGACTCAAGCCCGTGCACCGCCGCGTGATCTACGGCATGTACGACGGTGGCTTCCGTCCCGACAAGTCGTTCTCCAAGTGCGCCCGCGTGGTCGGCGAGGTGATGGGGCAGTACCACCCGCACGGTGACGCGCCGATCTACGACGCGCTCGTCCGTCTCGTCCAGCCGTGGTCGCTGCGTTACCCGCTCGCGCTCGGTCAGGGAAACTTCGGCTCTCCCGGCAACCAGGGTGCGGCCGCGCCCCGGTACACCGAGACCAAGATGGCCCCGCTCGCGCTCGAGATGGTGCGCGACATCGAAGAAGACACCGTCGACTTCCAGGACAACTACGACGGCCAGACGCAGGAGCCCGTCGTGCTCCCGGCGCGCTTCCCGAACCTGCTGGTCAACGGCTCGGTCGGCATCGCGGTCGGTATGGCCACGAACATCCCGCCGCACAACCTGCGCGAGGTCTCCGCCGGCGCACTGTGGTCGTTGCAGAACCCGGATGCCTCGCGCGAAGAACTGCTCGAAGCGCTCATGGAGCGCATCCCCGGCCCCGACTTCCCCACCGCTGCGCAGATCCTCGGCACCCGCGGCATCAAGGATGCGTACCGCACGGGTCGCGGCTCGATCACGATGCGGGCCGTCGTCAACGTCGAAGAGGTCCAGGGCCGCACCTGCCTGGTCATCACCGAGCTGCCGTACCAGGTCAATCCCGACAACGTCGCGGTCAAGATCAGCGACCTCGCCCGCGAGGGCAAGATCACGGGCATCGCCGACATCCGCGACGAGTCCTCGGGCCGCACCGGTCAGCGTCTCGTCATCGTGCTGAAGCGGGATGCCGTCGCCAAGGTCGTGCTGAACAACCTGTACAAGCACACCCAGCTGCAGGAGAACTTCGGCGCGAACATGCTCGCGATCGTCGACGGTGTGCCGCGCACGCTGCCGCTCGACGGCTTCATCTCGCACTGGGTCGACCACCAGATCAACGTGATCGTCCGCCGCACGCAGTTCCGTCTGCGCAAGGCCGAGGAGCGCATCCACATCCTGCGCGGACTGCTGAAGGCGCTCGACGCACTGGACGAGGTCATCGCCTTGATCCGTCGCTCGCCGACCGTCGATGACGCGCGCGGTGGACTGAAGGACCTGCTGGAGATCGACGACGCGCAGGCCGAAGCCATCCTGCAGATGCAGCTGCGCCGCCTGGCCGCGCTCGAGCGCCAGAAGATCCTCGATGACGCCATGGAGCTCGAGATGCAGATCGCGGACTTCCTCGCGATCCTCGCCGACCCGATGCGTCAGCGCACCATCATCCAGGAAGAGCTGACCACGATCGTCGACCGCTTCGGTGACGACCGCCGCACCGAGATCCTCTACGGATATGAGGGCGGCATGACCAACGAGGACCTCATCCCCGAAGAGGAGATGGTGCTCACGGTCACGCGTGACGGCTACATCAAGCGCACGCGCAGCGACAATTACCGTCAGCAGCACCGCGGCGGCAAGGGCGTCAAGGGTGCGCAGCTGCGCGCCGACGACGTGGTCGAGCACTTCTTCGTCACGACGACCCACCACTGGCTGTTGTTCTTCACGAACAAGGGTCGTGTGTACCGCACCAAGACGTACGAGGTTCCCGAGGCCGGTCGCGATGCGAAGGGTCAGCACGTCGCGAACCTTCTCGCGCTGCAGCCGGACGAGGAGATCGCGCAGATCCTCGACATCCGCGACTACTCGGTCGCTCAGTACCTGGTGCTGGCGACCCGCGGCGGTCTGGTCAAGAAGACGCGCCTGACCGAGTACGACACCAACCGTCAGGGCGGCGTGATCGCGATCCGTCTGCGCGAGGGTGACGAGGTCACCAGCGCGCTCCTGGTCGACGAGGGTGACGACATCCTGCTGATCAGCCGGCACGGGATGTCGCTGCGCTTCACAGCGACGGATGACTCGCTGCGCCCCATGGGACGCTCGACGGAAGGCGTCAAGGGAATGTCCTTCCGTGCGAGCGACAGCCTGCTCTCGGCATCCGTCGTGCAGGAGGACGGATTCGTCTTCGTCGTCACCGAGGGCGGCTACGCCAAGCGCACCGAGGTCGGTCAGTATCGCGTGCAGAGCCGTGGCGGATTGGGCATCAAGGTGGCCCGTCTGACCGACGATCGGGGCGACCTCGCGGGCGGTTTGATCGTCTCCGAGGACGACGAGGTCTTGGTGGTTCTTGCCAGCGGCAAGGTGGTACGCTCTGCCGTGGCCGAGGTACCTGCTAAGGGACGAGACACCATGGGTGTCGTGTTCGCCCGTGCGGGCGATGATGACAAGATCATCGCGATCGCGCGGAATGGAGAGCGGGGACTCACCGAGGCCGCGGAGGCCGCCGCCGACGAAGAGTCGAGCGCCGCAGTCGCCTCCTCCGATACCCCCGAAGAGAGTACTGACGCATGA